The genomic segment TCGCGTCGTGGAGCAGCGGTCCGACGGGCAAGGTCATTGGCGTCGACCTCAACCCGACGATGTGTCTGAAGGCGCAGGCGCATGCCGCAGCCTCCGGATCAACGTTGCAGTGCCATCAGGGGCAGATGGAGAACATCCCGCTGCCCGACGGGTCCGTGGACGTCGTGATCTCGAACGGGGTGGTCAACCTCTCGTTCCGCAAGCGAAAGGTGATCGAGGAGCTCTTCCGGGTGCTGCGACCAGGGGGACGGTTGTCGATCACCGACATCGTCAGCGCCAAGCAGCTGTCACAGTCAATCGTCAATGACCCGAAGTTGTGGGCGAGTTGAATTGGAGGCGCTCTCCTGGAAGGAGAGATGTTTCGTCTCATCGAGGAATCCGGCTTCAGCCGGGTCCGCTCCATCGTGGTGCCGAACTTCCGGTTCAGGAAGTCGACCACGCAGAACTCGGCGGAAGCCTTCGGCGTCAAGGCGGTGCTCTTCACCGCGGCAAAGCCGATGGGCTGACCGAAGATGCGTTGGGGAATAATTCGTGACGAGTCGGTCTCGTATGTTAGACTCTGCGGCATAGCAAACGAGCCAAGAAAGCGAAAGGGGCACCCGGCAACAGGCCGGGCGCCCCTTCCAGTTCCGCGCCATGCGGTGCCTACACGTACGTCTCGTACGTCGGCTCGTACATGTGTCCCCGCACGTAGTCTTCCATGTTCTTTGGGTGCGGCATGCTGGTCAGCTTCCGCGTGAAGGCCACCTCGGCCACGGCGGCCGCGATCTTCACCGACACCTCGCGGATGCGCTGCAGATCCGGATAGACGCTGCCCGAGGCGAGGTCTTTCTCCGTCACCAGTGATGCCAATGCCTTGGCGGCGACGAAGAACATCTCATCCGTGACGCGCGTGGACTGGCTTGCAATTACGCCAAGGCCGACGCCCGGGAAGATATAGGAATTGTTGCCTTGGCCGGAGACGTGCGTCTTGCCGTTCAGCGTGAAGGGCGGGAACGGGCTGCCGCTCGCGAAGATCGCGCGGCCGTCGGTCCACGTGTACGCCTGCTCGGCCGTGCACTCGGCCTTCGACGTCGGGTTGGAAAGCGCGAAGATGACCGGTCGCTTGTTGATGCGACCCATCGCCTTCACCACCTCTTCCGTGAACGCCTGGGGCTGGCCCGAGACACCGATGAGCGCCGTCGGCTTGAGTGCCTCGACCGCGGCCAGCAGGTTCGGCACCGGCGCGTGATCGTGTGCGTACGGCAGCTTGTGCTCGGCGAGGTCAGTCCGGCTCCTGGTCACCAGGCCGTGCGAATCCACCAGCCAGCACTTCTCGCGCGCCGCGGCCTCGCTGAGCCCCTCGGCAACGAGCGCCTGCACGATGAGGTCGCAGATGCCCACGCCGGCCTCGCCGGCGCCGAGGAACAGGAACTTCTTGTCGGCGAGCTTGCCACCGGTGATGCGCAGCGAGGAGTACAGCCCCGACAGCGTCACGCCGGCCGTGCCCTGAATGTCGTCGTTGAACGTGCAGACGCGGTTGCGATACTTGTGCAGCATCCGGAAGGCGTTGGTGTTGCCGAAATCCTCGAACTGGATGCACGCCTTGGGGAAGACATCGTGCGCCGCGGTCACGAACTCCTCGACCAGTTCGTCGTAGGCCGGGCCGCGCAGGCGCTCCTGCGCCAGGCCGATGTACAGCGGGTCGTCGCGCAGCGCCTGATTGTTGGTGCCGACGTCGAGCATGATGGGCAGGCACTGTTCCGGCGGGAGGCCGGCGCAGGCGGTGTAGAGCGAGAGCTTGCCCACGGGGATGCCCATGCCGCACGATCCGAGATCGCCGAGGCCGAGGATGCGCTCGCCGTCGGTGACGACGATCATGCGCACGTCCTGATGCGGCCAGTTCCTCATGAGATCCCTCATCCGGCCGCGGTCCTGGCTGGTGATGAAGAGCCCCTGCGGCCGGCGGAAGATCAGCGCGTACTTCTGGCAGGCGAGACCGACCGTCGGCGTGTAGATGATCGGCATCAACTCCGAGAGATTGTCGATCACCACGCGATAGAACAGCGTGGTGTTGCGCTCCTGGAGCGAGACGAGGTAGGTGTACCGGTCGAGGTCCGTCGCCTTGCGGCGAATGTTGCTGAGAATCTTGTCGACCTGCTGGTCGAGTGTCGTGACCTTCGCCGGCAGCAAGCCGCGCAGTCCCAGCGCGTCCCGCTCGGCCTCACTGAAGCTGGTTCCCTTGTTCAGCAGGGGATCATGCAGAATGTCGGCTCCACGCTTGCCTTCCACGACCGTCTGGACGTTGACGTGTGCGCCTTTGTGGTTGTGCGGTTCGGGCAGGGTGGCAACTCCGCCATTCTCCTGCGCGTCGGTATGGATAGTCACGGCGATATCTCCTAGGCGACGAAAGACCAGCATTTGCTGGCCCTTTCCAACCTACGCCAACGCGGCCGGACAAATGTCGGGGAATTTCTTCAAACTGCTTCCATTACCTCCGACAATCCGCGTACAGGGCACGGCGCGCCGGCGCGCGATGGCTGCATGCGCCGTTGCGCAAGTCGATAAGCGGTATCCGTGTTACCAGTGAACGGATGTGTGCGGCGCGCCTCAGCCGGCCTATGGCTCGGCGACCAGCCGGGCAATGGCCCGCAGCCCGTCATCGCCGACGTCGAGACTCAACTCATTGACGTAGAGCTTGATGTGCGCATCGCACACCATGTCGGACATTTCCTGCGAGTGCGCGCGCACGTAGGCGCGCGACGCCTCAGGATGGTCGAACGCGTACTGGACCGAGGCACGCAACGCACGCTCGGCCTGCGACGCCGTTTCTGCGTCGAGGTCGGCGCGGGCGCAGATGCCGGCGAGCGGGACCGGAAGCCCGGTCTCGCGCTCCCACCATTCGCCGAGATCGGCCACCTTCACCAGGCCGTGGTCGGCGTAGGTGAAGCGTGATTCGTGGATGATGAGCCCGGCATCGACTTCGCCGGTCTCGACGGCGCGCAGGATCCGGTCGTATCGGAGTTCGACCACATCGCCAAGGCCGGGTGCGGCGAGTCGAAGCAGCCGGAATGCCGTGGTTTCACGCCCCGGAATCGCGAGCCGTCCGCGAATCGCATCGGCGAGCGTTCGCGGCGTTCGGGCGACAACCAGCGGCCCAACGCCGTGACCCAATGCCGCCCCGCTGCGCAGCAGGCGATAGCGATTGCCAACCGCGGCGAATGCGCCAACACTGAGCTTCGTGAGGTCAAGCGCGCCGTGATGCGCACGCCGGTTGAGCTCCTCGATATCGAGCAGGACCGGCTCGATGCGGAACGGCGCGTCCACCAGTCCATGCGTGATGGCATGGAAGGCGAACGTGTCGTTCGGGCAGGGTGAGTAGCCGAAGGTCAGGGTACGCATCGGGCGAACTCGGCCACGAGGCGTGGCGTGACGGCGATAATGGCGGCGAAGGCCTCATCGAAGCGCCAGTTGGCTCGATCGCGCTCCTCGATGGCGTTCGCGATGGCACGCACCTCGAGGGCGGGAACCCCCGCCAACTCGGCCGCGCGCAATACACTGAACCCTTCCATGGTCTCGACATCACAGTCGGTCGAGCCGCCAACGCGCGCACTGGTGCCGATGGTGCGAACGACGGCTTCGGGCACCGCATGACGCGCGGCGTCCAGGAGCATCGGCGCCGGATGGACACGCTTCGGTGCGAGACGTTCGGGAACCTCGAGGTCGCAATACAGCGCGTCGTCACCAATGACCAGCGCGGGCGGCACGAGCAATGCGTGGCGACGGGCGCCGGCGATCCCGACGTGGAGAATGGCCGCCGGCCGATGCCGCGCGATGGCGGCCGCCACGGCCGCGGCCGCGTCAACGGGGCCCACGCCGCAGAGGGCAGTGGACCAGCCATGAGACTCGGCGAGTTCGCGAGGCGTGGCCGCCACGACGAGGATGCGATCCGGCGCGCACATAGTGCCAGAGAAATCTAGCGGGCGCCGACCGCATCGGCGTCGCGGCGCGCCGTCAGGCCGTCTCAACCTCCGCCGTGCCCGCCAAGGCGCTGTGCCCGAATCCGCGGCTAAGCGCGCGGTACGCCCCGGCCGCGGCGCCGACTGCCAGGACCGCAAGCGACGCGATGAGTCCGGTCTTGAGGGTCATCACCAGGACCACGGCCAGCGCGATCCCCGTGTTCGCCTCCGAGAGCAGCGCGGCGACGCGGTCGGGCGGCGCATCGTTGGGCAGGTCATGCCCGGCGCGCGCCAGGCGCTGAAGACTGGCGCGCGCCGCGGCGGCGCTTCGCACACCGATCACGGCACCGCTCGCGAGCAGCGTCAGCGCGCCCGCCATTCCCGCCGCAACCCAGCCCGCCTGCCACTGCCAGCGGCCCGCAACCATGTAGAGGCCGGTGGCGACGAGGGTGATGACGGCAACGGGAAAGGTGCGGGAGGCGGCGCTCATCACCTTGCCCCATTCGAGCGCTTCGCGCAGCGAGGGCGTGACCGTGCGGCGCCCGGCGGCGAAATGCACGATGGCGGATGCGGCGGTCGCCGCCAGCAGCGCGAGGAGGTGGACAGACAGGGCGATTTGATACGTCGTCATCGGTCGGGGGGCTGGGGGCCATGGGACAGATTGTCATCAGCAATCCGGCGCTGCTGGACTCCGTCTGGCAACAGATGACGGGGGCTCTGGGCGCCTGGTGTCTGACAGCGCCCGCGAACAGATGGTTTGACCCGTTCCAGGGACGCGCCTCGTTCGTCATAGTTGTTAGGAGGAAGCGGCGCGCGCGGCGCACCGCCGCGGAAAGTTGCAACATCTTGTCTCGAACGTGATCCTTATGGCGATGCGGTGCCCAAAGTGCGGGAAGGAAAGCAACAACATCCGGGTATGCGCGTTCTGCCAGACGCCGTATCCGACCGACGGCAGTGCACACTCCAGCGCACCGCGGCGGACGCCTGCGGTGGCGGTCCTGCTGCGCTCGCGCGCGGTGCGCTGGGGGGTGATCGGTGTCCTGGCGCTGTTCACCGTGGGCTACTACCTCGCGGTTCGTGAGCGGACGATTCCGACCGGCGTTGCCGTGCCGAACCTCATCGAAGCGCCAATGTCGCTCAACGAAGCGACCGCCTTCCTGAAGACTGCCGACGCGAATGCGACGGTCGAGTTGCGCAACGGCGAACTGTCGGTGCGCGTGTCCGCCGCGACGTTCCCGCAGCAGCGCGCCGGCCAGCTCGCCTTTGCGCAGCAGTATGCGCGCGCGGATGCCATGGTCCAGGGGCGCAGGCGGGTCATCCTGTTCCTCGATCCGGACGGCGCGCCCTTCGCCAAGGCTGATCCCGCCCAGGGCGTGATCCTGACGCGCTAGCACGGCGACGGGCGCCGGAGCGGCGCTGCGGATGGAACCGACCAACGGAGAAATGCCATGCGTCGTTACGTGCAGGTTTCGGGGACCTTCCTTGGCTTCATCGCCATTGCCCAGCTGGTGCGCGCCGTAATGCAATTGCCAGTGCAAGTGGCGGACGTCGCAGTTCCTGTCTGGGCGTCGTGGTGCGCGTTCCTGCTCGCGTCGGCCCTGGCCATCTGGGCGTGGCGCACGGCCACGCGCGGCACCTGATGGCGCGCATGGGTGCCCGCTGGGCGCCCGTTGGCGTTGCCATTGTACTGGCCGCGTGCACGGCGCATCGCGTCGAAACGACGCGGCCCGGATTTCCAGCGCTGTCCGGCGCGCCGGAGCGCATTCACGCGCTTGAGCTCTACCCGGGCGTCACGGCCACGTTGGTCGCGCCCGCGCACGTCGATGCGCAGCAGCCCGTCGAACTGATTCTCTATGGATTGCCGAACGGCAACTCGACGATCGAGACGATGGGCCGGACGATGTCGGACGGCGCAGGGTGGCGGTTTGACATCCAGCACATCGCCGCGCAAACGCGCGCCCTGCGCGCGCGCGGCGTGCGGCAGGCGGTTGTCGCATACCTGGAAGCCGACGGCAAGAGCTGGCCGGCTTGGCGGGCCAAGCTCGGCTACGACCGCGCGAACCGGCGCATCGTCGAGATCGTGGACCAGCTTCGTGCCGCTGTCGGTGACCCATCGCAGGTTTCCGTGACGCTCACGGGACACAGCGGCGGCGGATCCTTCATCTTCGGGTTCATCGAGGGCCAGGATTCGCTGCCGAGCTGGCTGACGCGAGTGGCGTTTCTCGACGCGAACTACAATTTCACGCCCGCCCATGGCGACAAGCTGAAGGCGTGGTTGGGGCGCCGTCCGGGCAACCGGCTGGTGGTGCTGGCCTACGATGACCGGGAGATCGTGCTGGACGGCAAGAAGGTGGTCACCGACTCCGGCGGCACCTGGCGCGCCACCCAGCGAATGATCGACTACTGGTCGAGATCGGTCAGTCTTGGGCACGACACCCTCGGGCCGTTCCTCCGCGACCGGGCGCCGCAACTGGAGTTCCTGCGCCATCCGAATCCAGGAAACGCGATCCTGCACACGGCGATGATCGGCGACATGAATGGCTACCTGCACGCGATGCTGACCGGTCGAACGGGCTACGATCGCGCGCCGACCGTGCTCCGGGCAGAGCGCGTCTACACGCCATTCATCGAGGGGGCGGTATCGATTCCCCCGGCAACTCCGCCGGAGATTCCGGCGCGGGGCCGCAGCGCCCTGTCGGGCAGCGCCTTCATCGCCTCCATTGCGCACGCACCGCAGGACGACCGGGAAGCGGCGGTGCGCCGCGAGCTCTTCGCCGGCAACATCCCCTCGTTCCTGCGGGCGCTGCGAACCGTGGAAGCGAGCGCGGTCGGCCCCGACAGCGTGAAGCACACGGTGACCTACACCGTGATGCCCGACTACCTGGCGATCGGGTCGGACAGTGACTTCGTGCGCATGCCGATGACGCCCTACACGGCACAGGCCTTCTGCGATGCGTTTGGTTTCGTGCTGCCGACGCGCAAGATGGTGAATGACATCTGGGCCGCCGCAACCGTGCACGTCGACCCGCGTCCGCTCACGCAGGACCGCGACTCGGCGCTCACCTTCCTGCAGCACCACCGCATCATCCAGGAACAACTGGCCGGTCAGCCGCGCGGTGCGTTCGTGGCCGGCATCAAGAAAGACGTGGTCGTCTCGAACCGGTTGCTCGATCGATCAAATCGCGTCGCGATCTACGGCTGGCACTACCTGAATGGCGAGCCGATCCAGCCGGTGTACGCCGGGCATGTGGACTGGTACGTGGACTACAGTCACGGCATTCGGCCGGTGCGCCGTTGGATGCAGGTGGACGGCACGCGGATGAGCTTCGAGGCAATCCTGGCGGACTCAACGCGGCGCGCGTTGCTCAGCGATGAAGGCGCGCTGATGGTCATGCGCTACGACAAGCCGTAGCGCCCTGCCGCTCCACTGCGGCTCAGGGGAGCCGGCTCTGCATTGCGCGACGCCGGACCGAGGAAGCACACTTCACGCCATGCCACGAAACGTCGAGATCAAGGCCCGCATTGCGAGTGTGGACGCGCTGACGGCACGTGCCGCAGCGATCGCGGACACCGGACCTGTCGAGATCCGGCAGGATGACACGTTCTTTCCCTGCGACACGGGGCGCCTGAAGCTGCGGCAGTTCGCGGATGGAACGGGTGAACTGATCTTCTACCAGCGCGCGGATCAGGGCGGACCCAAGGAGTCGTTCTACCTGATCTCGCGCACGGACAACGCCGAGGCATTGCGCGAGGTGCTGCTGTGCGCGTACGGAGCGCGCGGCCGCGTCGTGAAACACCGCACGCTCTACCTGGCCGGAAAGACGCGGATCCACCTGGATCGCGTGGCGACGCTTGGGGATTTCCTGGAACTCGAGGTGGTGCTCGACGACGACGAGTCGCTGGAAGCCGGCGTGCGCACGGCCCACGAGATCATGGCGCAGCTCGGCGTCACGTCGGCGCAATTGATCGAGGGGGCGTACCTGGACCTGCTTGCGCGAGGGCCGGAAACGCACCCACGTTAGGACAGGTCGTCACCTCGCCCGTCGGTTCGGCGACTTTCCGACGGCACACCCCATTCATCTCAGCCCCCCGAGATCACGCATGCCCAAACTGCGCGTGGAGTGCTTCAGCATTTCGATCGACGGCTTCGGTGCCGGCCCTCATCAAAGCCTCGAGAACCCGCAAGGTGTCGGCTTCATGCCCACCCACGACTGGGTCTTCGCCACCCGGACCTTCCAGCGGGTGGTACTCGGCGCCGAGGGCGGTGAAACCGGGACCGACGACCGTTACGTAGCGCACGGATTTGAAGGGATTGGCGCGTGGGTGCTGGGACGCAACATGTTCGGCCCCGTGCGCGGTCCCTGGCCGGACGACTCGTGGAAGGGGTGGTGGGGCGACGAGCCGCCGTACCACACGCCGGTCTTCGTGCTCACGCACCACGCGCGGGCGCCACTCGAAATGAAAGGCGGCACGGTCTTCCACTTCGTCACGGAGGGACTGGACGCCGCGCTCGCGCGCGCGCGCGAGGCGGCCGGCAGCCGCGACGTGCGCATCGGCGGCGGCACCTCGACCATCCGTCAGTGCCTGCAGGCCGGTCTGGTGGACAGCATGCATCTGGCAATTTCACCGCTGCTGATCGGCGCCGGCGAAGCGTTGTTCGCGGGCCTCGACCTACCGCGCCTCGGATACCGGGTGACCCAGAGCGTCGCCGGCGAACGCGCGACGCACGTGCTGGTGTCGCGCGGGTGACGCCGCCGGCAAGATCGGCTGCGGCCAGCGCCACCCTACGGATTGTAGATGGGTCCCGAGCGACGGTGATAGAGCGCCAGCACGCCCCGGGCATCCTCGCGCCCAACCTCGCGCACGATTTCCACCCCGGCGTGGGCGAGATAGTCGTACGAGGCGGGAAAGACAGGCCCTTCGTCGAATCCCAGCTGCATCGCGTCGTCTCGCGTCGCGCCGCAGACCAGTCGCTTCACGCCGCTCCACAGTGTGGCGCCAAGGCACATCGCACACGGCTCGCAGGAGGTCACGAGTTCGTGGCGTGGGAGCCCGGGCGCCGAGAGCGTGAACGAGTGGCGCTCCTGCTCCGCGAGCATGAGCGCGACGACCTCGGCATGCAACGCCGAACTATTGAGCCGCACGACACTGTTGACGCCGACGGCGACAAGGCGGCCCGTGCCAAGTTCGAAAACCGCCGCGCCAAACGGGCCGCCGGTGTCGCGTTCGACATTGACGCGCGACAGGACCACGGCGAGGCGCATCTTCTCCTCATCCGACGTGTACTTTCGCTTCCAGTCGACCGTCGACCCGACCCAGGCCGGCAGGGCGATGGTCACCGACGAGGCGTGGGGCGGCGTGGGCGCGCGCATGCATCTAGTATGGAGCACGAACGCCGGGATGCCAGCCGCTCACGCTGACCGCCCGGCGTTCCGTCCGCGCACCTCCTCAGCGCACCGTGATCTTCTGCTGCAGCGGCGGCCTCGCATTCGTCATCGTGACAGACAGCACGTACTCCCCGGGCGTGGGCGTCCACTCGAAGTCGTAGGTCTCGCCCGCCTGCAGTCGCACGAGTGCTGGCCGTGCCGTTGCCTGCGCTGCCGGCAAATCGGCGCCGTCCTTTGCCATCGCCCGCCACTGCACCGTATCCGCGCCCTGCGTCAGCACATACTTGCCGCCACGCACCAGGCCGATGCCGACAAAACGCAGGCGATGGGCCCGTCCGGCCGCGAAGGTCAGGGGCGATGGTTCCGTCTCCCCATTCAGGATGGTGCGCTCCGGATTGTCGAGTCCGTCCCATCCTGCGACGAAAATATGATCCACGGTGGGATCGAACTTCTTGCCCGACTCCAGTACGATGAGCGCCCCGTACAATCCGGACGAGAGCTGTTCGACGTCCACGAGATGGGTGTGATAGATGAAGGTCCCGGCCCGCGGGAGCGTCAGGTGCGCGACGAATGAGTCTTTTGGCGCGATCATGCGGGCGAGGCGGTCCATGGAACCGCTCCACCCTGGCACGCCGTCGGAGTAGCTGTCGAGTTCGAGCCCGTGCCAGTGCACGGCGGTCGGGTCGCTGAGCTGGTTGTGCACGACGACATCGGTGGCCTCGCCGCGCGTGAGGATGAGCGGTGAGCTGACCGGCTCGAGTGAATCCGGCGCGGGACGGTGCGCGTCGCGCTGCAGGACGAAACGCATCGCGCGCGGCGAGTAGTTGCGCCTGGCGCCTTCATTCACCCAGAGCGCCAGCGTGCGTGCAGCGGGCGAAGTGATGGTCTTCGTCCCGGGTCGCGGCCGAATGGAAAGCCCGACGATGAGGCCCGCCATGTGCTGTCCGGCGTCCTCGGACATCGTCGCGTGCGTCGCGTGCGTCGTGTCCTGATTCAACTGGGCAGAGCCCGGCACCACGTGAAAGCCCAGATGGCAGTGATAGAGCCAGTTGCCCGGACGGTCGGGGACGATGGTGAGGTCGCGGGTCTGGAACGCCTGAAACTGCTCGGTGACGCCAAGACGCCGGGCGTCCGGATGATAGAGCGTGTCACGGCCGACAGTGCCCGACGCGGTGACGTTGAAATAGAAGCCGTGCAGGTGCATGGGGTGCCCGCGCTGCGACGCGTTGATGACGCGCCACCGAATCGTGTCACCGACGGTGCCGGTGAGCCGTTCGGTGTACGGCCAGGAGTGTCCGTTGATCGCCAAGGCGTTGGGATAGGTGACCGAATCCTTGGGATATCCCCAGATGTTGATGACCAGCACGCGGTCCGGCGGACGCGGTCCGCGCGGGTCGACGATGAATGCGCCGGAGACGGTCTCTCGTTCGGCGGTGGCCCGCGCGCTGAACATCCCGGGGGAGATGACGTAGAAGTACGTCCCAGGAGCACCGGCGGCGAAGGTGCGCCGCAGCGTGGCTCCGGGCGCCACGAGCAGCGTGTCGGTGCCGCTGCTGGGGCGCGACTCGAGGCCGGCGACGTGCAGCGTCGAGTCGTCGAGCGCGTTCCGCAGCGTGACGTCGATGATCGTGCCTTCGGGAACGCGAATCATCGGTCCCGGGATCTGCGGTACCTTGCCCTCCTCGGCCAGGGCGACTACGTCCACGAAGGGACCCGAGTCGGCTTCGGGAAACCAGCGTGCGCGCACGACGGCGAGCTTCACGCGCAACGTGTCATGCGCGAGCGTTCCGGCCGGCGACCGGTTGTCGTTGGCGGCCACGCGCGACAGCGATGTCCGGTCCAGGCCTCCGGGGCGGTTCGATGCCCCCAGGATCAGGGTGCCGGCGAGGAGAAGAGTGACAACGGCGATCGCACGGCGCGCCGGCGTCGGCGCGCGGTGGGGGGCGGACGATTTCAAGGGGGCAGGCCTCGCGACAGTGGGGGGGCGAACTGTGGGGCGGATTGTCGGCACGAACATGCGCGTTCCCGCAAGGGCGGGCGAACCGTTCGGTGCGGGGATGGGGAACGGCGGGCGCGCCATCGCGGGCGATGGCCGGCACGCGTAGAATCCACCGCATCCCGACCCGGAGTTCGTCATGCGCCGTCTCCTGCTCGCCCTCGCGCCGGTCACCCTGCTCGCTCAGGCGCAGCCGGTTCCCCAGACCACCGCCAAGCCTGGGTGGCAGTGGAGCTACGACAGCGTGGTGACGGTGGTCAACGCGGTGCGCGCCGGGCGCTCGCTGCAGCCCGCGGCCTGGCCGAACGGCGCGCGCGTGGCGGTGCTGCTCTCGTTTGACGTGGACAACGAGACGATCGGCGTGCGCTACGGCGAGCCGACGGTCGGTGCACTCTCGATGCAGCAGTACGGGCATCGGGTGGGCCTGCCGCGCATCGTCGCCCTGCTCGATCAGCACAAGATACCCGCGACCTTCTTCGCCCCTTCAGTGAGCCTGTCGCTCACGCCCTCGATGATTCCGCTGATCAAGCGGAGCGGGCGTCACGAGTTTGGCATCCATGGCTGGATCCACGAGCTGAACATGACGCTCCCCGACTCGGCGGAACGCGCGTTGCTGCTGAAGGCGATGGCTGAGGTGACCCAGTTGACCGGGACGAAGCCGACGGGGTATCGCGCGCCGAGCTGGAATTTCAGCCCCAATACACTCACCATCCTGCGGGACATGGGATTTCGCTACGAGAGTTCGCTGATGGCCGATGATCGACCGTACGAGCTCGTGCAGGCGGGAAAGCCGACGGGGATGGTCGAGATTCCCGTGGAGTGGATCCTCGATGACGCGCCGCTCTTCGATCCGCGCGGCCAGAGCTACATGAACCCGCGCGATGTGGCCCGCGTCTGGATGGACGAGTTCGACAAGGCGTACGAGGAAGGGACCATGCTGGTGCTCACCATGCATCCGCACATCACGGGACATCGTTCGCGCATCGTCGCGCTGGAGCAGCTCATTGCCCACATCGAAGCGAAGGGGCCGGGCAAGGTCTGGTGGGCGACGCACGGGGCACTGGCCGAATACGTGCGCCAGGCGGCGAACCTGGGAGAACCGATCGCGCGGTGACCGGCTTTCCCGGTACACGGCGGGGCCGCGAGCCCCTAAATTGACGGAAGCGCCGACGGCACTGTCGCCGCGGCGCTTCGACTTTGTTGGGAGCACGTATCCATGGCCAGCATCAACAGTGGCAAGAAGCGCATAGCCATCCTCACCGGCGGCGGCGACGTCCCGGGCCTGAATCCCGCGATCCGCGCGGTCACCATTCGCGCGCTGCGGGAGGGGTGGGACGTCATCGGCCTGCGGCGTGGCTGGGCCGGCGTGGTGGAGATCGTCCGCGATCACCTGCACGACAACTCGAACAACTTCCAGTTCCTGTCGGAAGAGATCGTCAACCGCGCGGGGCGCACGGGCGGCACCTTCCTGCACACGTCGCGCACGCGGCCGAGCAGCATGAAGGCCGACGCGGTGCCGCAGCACCTGAAGAGCCTCTACAATCAGCCGGTGAACGACCTCACCCCCGAGGTGCTGAAGAACCTCGACTGGCTGGGCGTCGACTACCTCATTCCCATCGGCGGCGACGACACGCTCAGCTACGCGATGCGGATGCACCAGGAAGGAGTGAAGGTCATTGCCATCCCCAAGACGATGGACAATGACGTGCCCGGCACGGACTACTGCATCGGGTTCAGCACCTGCGTGACGCGCACCATCGAGATGGCGCACCGGCTGCGCACCTCGGCGGGCTCGCACGAGCGCCTGCTGGTGATGGAGGTGTTCGGCCGCTACGCCGGGTTCACGGCGATGCTGCCGACGATGGCCGGGGCCGCGACGCGCTGCGTCATCCCCGAGCATCCGTTCAGCTTCGACGTGCTGACCGAGATGCTGATGTACGACCGCAACCGCAATCCGTCCAGGTACGCGGTGGCGCTCGTGTCGGAGGGAGCGGTGCCGCAGGGCGGCCAGATGGTCTGGCAGAGCGACGTGCAGGATGCCTTTGGGCATGCCAAGCTCGGCGGCATCGGCGACATCGTGTCGAACGAGGTGCAGAAGCGCACGGCGCAGTACAACAGCGGCAAGGAAGTCCACATCATCAACCAGAAGCTCGGCTACCTGGTGCGCGGCGGCGATCCCGACGCCATGGACTCGATCGTGCCGATGGCGTACGGCAACCTGGCGCTCGACCTGCTGCTGCACGGCGTCCACGGGCGGCT from the Gemmatimonadaceae bacterium genome contains:
- a CDS encoding nucleoside deaminase, which produces MRAPTPPHASSVTIALPAWVGSTVDWKRKYTSDEEKMRLAVVLSRVNVERDTGGPFGAAVFELGTGRLVAVGVNSVVRLNSSALHAEVVALMLAEQERHSFTLSAPGLPRHELVTSCEPCAMCLGATLWSGVKRLVCGATRDDAMQLGFDEGPVFPASYDYLAHAGVEIVREVGREDARGVLALYHRRSGPIYNP
- a CDS encoding NAD-dependent malic enzyme; amino-acid sequence: MTIHTDAQENGGVATLPEPHNHKGAHVNVQTVVEGKRGADILHDPLLNKGTSFSEAERDALGLRGLLPAKVTTLDQQVDKILSNIRRKATDLDRYTYLVSLQERNTTLFYRVVIDNLSELMPIIYTPTVGLACQKYALIFRRPQGLFITSQDRGRMRDLMRNWPHQDVRMIVVTDGERILGLGDLGSCGMGIPVGKLSLYTACAGLPPEQCLPIMLDVGTNNQALRDDPLYIGLAQERLRGPAYDELVEEFVTAAHDVFPKACIQFEDFGNTNAFRMLHKYRNRVCTFNDDIQGTAGVTLSGLYSSLRITGGKLADKKFLFLGAGEAGVGICDLIVQALVAEGLSEAAAREKCWLVDSHGLVTRSRTDLAEHKLPYAHDHAPVPNLLAAVEALKPTALIGVSGQPQAFTEEVVKAMGRINKRPVIFALSNPTSKAECTAEQAYTWTDGRAIFASGSPFPPFTLNGKTHVSGQGNNSYIFPGVGLGVIASQSTRVTDEMFFVAAKALASLVTEKDLASGSVYPDLQRIREVSVKIAAAVAEVAFTRKLTSMPHPKNMEDYVRGHMYEPTYETYV
- a CDS encoding dihydrofolate reductase family protein, giving the protein MPKLRVECFSISIDGFGAGPHQSLENPQGVGFMPTHDWVFATRTFQRVVLGAEGGETGTDDRYVAHGFEGIGAWVLGRNMFGPVRGPWPDDSWKGWWGDEPPYHTPVFVLTHHARAPLEMKGGTVFHFVTEGLDAALARAREAAGSRDVRIGGGTSTIRQCLQAGLVDSMHLAISPLLIGAGEALFAGLDLPRLGYRVTQSVAGERATHVLVSRG
- a CDS encoding methyltransferase domain-containing protein yields the protein MPDDAQAQAPLETVLKDEIIRMYQEVADRPEGEYHFYHGREAAELFGYEPRWLDRAPPGAVASFAGVGNPHLRSAIRAGETVLDLGSGAGLDAIIASWSSGPTGKVIGVDLNPTMCLKAQAHAAASGSTLQCHQGQMENIPLPDGSVDVVISNGVVNLSFRKRKVIEELFRVLRPGGRLSITDIVSAKQLSQSIVNDPKLWAS
- a CDS encoding 1,4-dihydroxy-6-naphthoate synthase gives rise to the protein MRTLTFGYSPCPNDTFAFHAITHGLVDAPFRIEPVLLDIEELNRRAHHGALDLTKLSVGAFAAVGNRYRLLRSGAALGHGVGPLVVARTPRTLADAIRGRLAIPGRETTAFRLLRLAAPGLGDVVELRYDRILRAVETGEVDAGLIIHESRFTYADHGLVKVADLGEWWERETGLPVPLAGICARADLDAETASQAERALRASVQYAFDHPEASRAYVRAHSQEMSDMVCDAHIKLYVNELSLDVGDDGLRAIARLVAEP
- a CDS encoding class IV adenylate cyclase produces the protein MPRNVEIKARIASVDALTARAAAIADTGPVEIRQDDTFFPCDTGRLKLRQFADGTGELIFYQRADQGGPKESFYLISRTDNAEALREVLLCAYGARGRVVKHRTLYLAGKTRIHLDRVATLGDFLELEVVLDDDESLEAGVRTAHEIMAQLGVTSAQLIEGAYLDLLARGPETHPR